One window of Triticum dicoccoides isolate Atlit2015 ecotype Zavitan chromosome 5A, WEW_v2.0, whole genome shotgun sequence genomic DNA carries:
- the LOC119297050 gene encoding protein TPX2-like, translating into MASYPSVASSSDLSYCIVGLPRRNRSSSGARDERQVRRCNSAGSSERSSCRKATMPHPFNLRTEQRGRVKEGNFVQMMREMLLEEERLRNPLAQALPWTTEEPENLAKPPTKEPTEPVDVVLHSAVRAVGRSKFDHQIAERNIFLERLELEKERQQKLDEEVEIKLLRKEQVPRAHPMPDFSKPFMPKRSVKPQTVPREPRFHTRPTRHSPKTRS; encoded by the exons ATGGCGTCGTACCCCTCCGTCGCGTCGTCGTCCGACCTCTCCTACTGCATCGTCGGCCTGCCCCGCCGCAACAG GAGCAGCAGCGGTGCACGAGACGAGCGTCAGGTCAGGAGATGCAAC AgcgccggctcgtcggagaggagCTCGTGTAGGAAGGCGACAATGCCTCATCCGTTCAATCTTAGGACCGAG CAAAGGGGGAGGGTGAAGGAAGGCAACTTTGTTCAGATGATGAGGGAGATGCTGCTGGAGGAGGAGAGGCTGCGCAACCCGCTCGCGCAAGCTCTCCCATGGACCACCGAAGAACCGGAG AATCTGGCGAAACCGCCGACGAAAGAGCCCACCGAACCGGTCGATGTCGTGCTTCATAGCGCGGTTCGCGCTGTCGGTCGCTCCAAGTTTGATCATCAG ATCGCGGAGCGCAACATCTTCCTGGAGAGGCTGGAGCTGGAGAAGGAGAGGCAGCAGAAG CTGGATGAAGAGGTTGAGATCAAACTGCTGAGGAAGGAGCAGGTGCCGAGGGCGCACCCGATGCCGGATTTCTCGAAGCCATTCATGCCCAAAAG GTCAGTGAAGCCCCAGACAGTTCCCAGGGAGCCAAGGTTCCACACCAGGCCGACGAGGCACAGCCCCAAGACCCGGTCATAG